The Chthoniobacterales bacterium DNA window TCCACATGATCGTAGAGCGATTCGCCATTGAGTAAAACCGTGCCGCCATTCGGCTGCAACCGGCCTGCGAGGACGTTCATGAGCGTGCTTTTTCCGCTGCCGCTCGCGCCCATCACGCAGACCATTTCGCCGCGTTGCACGGTGAAGGAAATGCCGTCCACAGCGGTCTCGTCGGCGCGAAAACGATGGTTCAGATCCAGCACGTCCAACTGCCGGATGATGTTGCGTTCCTCCTCGATGATGCGCTCGGAAAAGTCGCAGCGCAGGATCTGCCCCGTGTCGATGCGAATGGTGTCGCCGTCCTTCAAATTCGCGCTGTGTTTGACCGGAACATCGCCGACCAAAATCGGACGATCCGCCTGCAAGACGAGAACCTGGCCGACGCGCTCTTCGTAGTCGCAGAAAATTTTCAGCAAAATCTCACCGCTCGTTCCGGGTGAGAGCAAAATGTCGTCCTCGTCGAGCAAACTGGGGTTGTTCGAGACGAGGTATTCCGACTTCGTGGCCTGGAGATGGAAACGTCCGCCCATGGCCCGGGCGCGGCGGCGGAGGTCGGAGAGCTCGAGTTCGTTGCCGGTGGGGAAAACCAGTTTGTCGCCCAGATTGGCGGTCACGCTTTTGCCAATGACAAGTGGTTCGTCGTGCAGGGTGGCCTCGACTTTGCGAATCGCGGTGACTTCCACGCGGAGTCCGAAGCGAACCTGGAGCTGCGAGTCGCGGTTTTTCGTGCGTTCGACTTCCACTTCGTCGTCGGAGTGGACCGTGACGTAAACCACCGGAATACTGACGTTTTTCTTGGCGTTGAAATAGGCGACGAGATCCTGGTGCGCCACGACCTGCTCATCGACGATCACGCGCTGGCCCGGATAAATGCGGCAGAATTGACCCGGAGTCAGCGGGCGTCCACGAACGACGACGGGCTTTCGCGCGAGATTTTTCAGCAAAATCAAATCGTGATAGCGATAGGCGGTGAGACGTTCCCCCTCGTCGAGACCTTGCAAGGCGACGTCCTCCTTTTCACTAGTGCCGAAGGTCAGCGACTCCAGCGGTGAGGTGCCTTTTTGATACACCGACGTGTCGGCTGTGTCCGAGGCGTTGAGTTGATAAACGATGTCGATGGCCTGGGTCGCCATGCCGAGCGACGACATGAATGAGTAATAAGCGATGACCTGATCCTGCTTCAGTCCGGCCTTGAAAATGAGATCGTAAAGCTGCACGCCGAGGAGAATCTTGCGGTCGTCGCTCAGATCGGAGGCCAGTTTCTGCGCCATCGCAGTTAGATCCTGCTGCTCGTTCAGAGCCTGGCGAAACAAACGTCGCAGCTCCGAATAGACCGCTTCTGGATAATCGTAGCGCAGAAACCCTAGCGACGAATCGACCTCGTCCTCCTGCAACTCGCCGTCGATTTTCGTAAATGCCGCCAGCACTTTGATCATCAGTGGAAGCAAATTCGCGCTTTCCGAGACCGCGCTCCGCTTCCTCATTGCCTTCCTCGCAGTGGCGCGGGAGCGATTCACGGCACGATGCCAGGCAGGTGTAATGGCCGTCAGCCGATCGACCATTCTCTTGCCAAAAATCGCCAGGGAACTCACTCCGCAGTCCTTATCACGCGTCGAGTCCCTTGGAAAGAGAGGAACCCCGAGAGCGTGAGTTTCAGCTCGCCCCGGCGAGGGCGTGGCGCGGCAGGTCGATCGTGAAAATACATCCACCGCCCGGTTTATTGCGCGCGCTGATCGAGCCGTGGCTCGCTTCCACACTGCGCCGACAGATCGTGAGCCCGAGCCCCATGCCGCTCTTGTTTTCGCCGCCTTGGTGGAAGGGGAGAAACATCTTTTCCGCCTCGCCCGGAGGCAGGCCGGGGCCGCTGTCCTCCACTTCGATAAGAATGCGCCTCTCCACGGCGTAGGCGTTTAGCGTGACCTCGGTCCTTCGCTCGGTGAATTTGAAGGCGTTTTGCAGCAGATTTCCCACGGCGGCCAGAATCAGGTCGCGGTCCGCCTCGAGGGCCAGGTCTCTATCGACACTTCCCACCACCAGCGCACATTCTTTCGCCTGGGCTTCCAAAATGGCCGACAGCCGCACTTCCGCGATCAATTCCGCCAGCGAGAATCTCTCATGCTGGAGTGGAATGCCCGCAGCGATCTTCACCTCGGCCAGCGAGCGATCGATCAGATTGCGCATTCCCACCAGACTGCGATCCAGAATTCCTCCGGTCGCTCCACTGATGCCGACATCGCCCAGCTTGATCATGGTCAATGCGAGCGTCGCGGTGTTCAAATAATTGCGTAACTCGTGCCCAAACATCCCCATCCGCACATTGACGTTTTTCTCCTGTTGATCGGCGGCATGTGAGGCTTGCTGATAATTAAATTCCGTCACCGCCACCGAGATGCCGTTGTCGAGGCAGCGGTTCAGGGTGCGAAACTCATTCACTTGAATGGACTTTTTCATTTCCACCGCCAGATCCGTGATCGCCTGGCAGAGATCGCCATAATCGCGCACCACCTGTTCCACGGTATAGCCACGCCTGGAAAGATCGCGTCCGTGCAAGGTGGATGTCGCACCCATCTCCGACTGATCGGGCATTGCACCCCCGGCTGATCCGGAAACCGTGTAACTCTCCATCGGTTCCTCCGACTGCTCGATTTTGAGCGTCTCAATGAGTTGATCGAGAAAAGGCGGGACGCCGTGGTTCGTCTCGCCCACGGGCATGGATGGCCTGCCTCGAAGCACGGCCTTGGCTTCGCAGCGTGCGATAATCTCGGAGCGATGAGTGGTTAGGAATTGATACAACACACCCAAGTTTGTAGAGCGCCCTTACCCACCGATCTATGGGGTGAAACCCTACTCCGCCGCCTGCTGCATAGGGTAAACCCTAAGTCGGGTTACACCCCATGGGCGGGAGTGTTGCATTCACTTAAAGTTGAGGCCTTGGAAAACCACTAATTCCCCCCAGAAACCTAAAAAGCCCGCTGGAAAGTCATTCCAGCGGGCTTTTTTAACGGACGGGGCTTTTCCTATTTAAGGAGTGGGCTGCACCGGCGGTGTCGGAGGGGTGGGGGTGTAATCCGTCGGCACCTGAGAACGAATCATGTCTCCCTCCGGCGTGCCTTCGGGGAAGACTTTAGTCGCCTCGGCATACCAGGCGATGCATTCGTCTTCGAGACGGGCAAAGAGCACATTGAGCACTCCCGCGCTGCGCCGCCATTTGGTGAGCGCGGCTTTATAGGTTTTCTTCAAGGTCGCCAGCATCGGGGTCGTGGTCTGGCCCGCACCGGCGGCACCGTCGAGCAGGAGCTTGAATTCGGGCAATCCCTTGCCTGGGGCGGGAAGAAAGGGGGCAGCGGTTTGTTCCTCCCATTCTTCCCAAGCGGCCAGCAAATCGTCGGCTTCGTCCTCGACCGTGCGGCGGCTGTCGCCACGGGAGGAAAGGTCGTTCACGATTTCGATCAAGCCGGGCATCGTGGCGGCGCGCACACGCATCACGCCCACCGTGAGCAGAGTGAATTTATGGAGGGCGTCGAAACGCGCATCAAGCAGACCGCGCGCCGAGAGCATGGCGGCATCCAGGCCCTTGACGATGCCCGCCAGTGTATCGCTTTTGGTGGCATCGAGTGCGAGCAGGTCGGCATCCCAATCGGCGAGGGATTTGAGGGGCCAGGTCCAACTCGCCTCGTTGGCGAGCGTGGCTTGGGCGGCGCGGGTTTTCTCGACGCGATCTTTAATAAAGTCCTGACTGGTGGATATTTCGGTGCTCATAAGTGGGTGTTCAATAAGTTTTACTGACGTGAATACGGTTCCATGTATTAAACAGGGGTAGTTTTTGCAAACCAAAAACAAGAATAATTCGGTAAAAAGAGCCCTATTCTCTGCGACCATCGCTTTGATCTCCTGGTGCATCGACGCGCTGCCTACCTGCCTCGCTGCCAGTTCCAAGGGCATCGCTGGCCGCCCGCCGTGCATCGACTTCCCTTCGGCGTGCTTCGCTCCCAGCTCGCCGTGCATCGACACGTCTCCTACGCCGTAGGAATACCCCCTCCTTCCAAAATGACGTGCCCGATGCTCCGTGGGAAGCCCCCGAGTGACGTTTTTGCCTTATCCGCCTCCCAAACGAGAGGGCTCCCTATCGCCGACGCAGTGCCACCGTTTATTTAGAGAGGATGGAGGAGTTGGTGAATTTGCCGAAGCATGGTCTCGGCAGAGTAGGGTTTGGCGAGGAAATGTTCGATGCCAGCCTGGCCCGCCCTGAAGGTGCCGATGTTTGAGCCCTGGCCGCTGGCGGCGATGATGAGGACGGAGGGGTTGATTTTTTGCAGGGCGTAGATGGTGGCGGCCCCGTCCATGATGGGCATCATCATGTCGGTGAGGACGAGGGCGATGTCGCCCCGATGCTGGGCGTAGGCTGCGATGGCTTCGGCTCCGTTGGTGGCACTGATGACGCGGTAGCCATAGGTCTGCAAGGTCTGCGTGGTGACGGTGATAATGGAGGGTTCGTCGTCGATGAGAAGGATGATCTCGCCATTTCCCCGTGGTATTGCGACCATAGCGGCTGCTGACTGGGTGGCGGCGTCCCCTGTGGTAATGGCGGGGAGGTGGATGATGAAGGTGGTGCCGCGACCGGGGGTGCTGTGGACGTTGAGGATGCCGAGGTGGCTTTTAACGATGCCGAGGACGGTGGAAAGGCCGAGGCCGGTGCCTTTGCTAAAGTCTTTGGTGGTGAAGAATGGCTCGAAGATTTTATCAATGACGTCGGGTGGAATACCGGAGCCCGTGTCGATGATGGTGATTTTCACATACCGTCCTGCTTGGGCGGGCGGCGACATGCGGGCGTAGTGTTCGTCGAGTTCGCAATTCTCGACGGTGATGGTGAGATGGCCGCCGTCTGGCATGGCGTCGCGGGCGTTGACGCAAAGGTTGAGGAAGACCTGGTAAAGCTGGGTGGAATCGCCGGAGATGGGCCAGATGCCCTGGGGGATACTCGTCTGGAGGCGGATATCCTTCGGGAAGGTGTCGCGGACGATGGCTTCGAGGTCCCCGAGAACGGCCTTGATCTGGATGGGGATGCGCTCTCCCTCGACGCCCCGGGCAAAGGAGAGGACCTGGCGGACGATACTGGCTCCGCGCAGGGAGCTGGCTTCGATGGTGTCGAGGATGCGCCGGGCGGTGGGATCGGTGACCAGATCCTTGAGAACCTCGATCGACATCATGATGGGGGCAAGGATGTTATTGAGGTCGTGGGCGATGCCTCCGGCGAGGGTCCCGATGCTCTCCATGCGCTGGGCGCGGAGATACTGGGCCTCGGCTTTCTTCTTTTCGGTGATGTCGATGTTAATGGTGAGGACGGCCTTGGGCTGCCGCTCGTTGTCGCGAATAAGGGTCCAGCGCGAATCGACGGTAATGGGCTTGCCCTCCTTGGTGAGTTGTTTGACTTCGCCGGACCATGCGCCCTGTTCGAGGACGGTCTGCCAAATAAGGTGCAGCCGGGTGGGGTCGGCGTAGTGCCCGCTGGGTTTGTCGCGTCCGATCATTTCCGCAGCGGTCCAGCCGTAGATGTGCTCGGCACCTTTGTTCCAGAAGAGGATGCGCCCCTGCAAGTCGCGGGCGATAATGGCGTCGCGAGCCTTGTCCATGAAGGCGACCTGCTCGGCGATCTTCTCTTCGTCGCGTTTGCGGTCGGTGATGTTGCGGAAGGTCCAGATTCTGCCGAAATGTTCGGGGTGCCGCATCTGGCTGGTGGCCCAGGCGAGTTGGCGACTGTCGTCCACCTCGGAAACCAGTTCCGGTGGGATCCCCCACAGTTCTGTGAGGCGTTGGTTTTGGATGATTTTCTGTTGCTGGTTGTCGGTAACGAGAATGCCATCGGGAGAGGAATGGACCTGCGCCTCGAAGAAGGTGGTGCGCCAAAGCAGCAATTCGGCGTTCTTTTTCTCTTCGGTGATGTCGCGTGCGATGGCAGCGAAGTGGGTGCATTTGCCGGCTTTGTCGAAGATGGGGGCCATATTCACATCCATCCAGTATTCGCTGCCATCCTTTCGGTGAGTGAGGATCTGGCGATGAATGTGCTTCTGCTGGATGAAGGCTTGGTAAATCTCTTTGAGAACACGACCGTCGGTGTTTTTGCCATGCAGAAAACGGGGGCTGCGACCGAGTGACTCGTCGGCCGTGTAGCCGGTAAGTCGCTCCATCGCCCGGTTGACAAAGACGATGAGGGGGCCGGGTTCGTGGATGGGACCGGCCTCGGTGATCATGACGAGGTCATTTAAGTTCGCTACACAACTGTCGAGCATGGTGAGGCGCTGGTCGATTTTTTTGCGCTCGGTGATGTCGCGTATGTTGCATTGGACGGCCTGGTGATCGCCTTCCTGATAGATGTTGCTCACGAATTCGACCTCGCGACGTTCGCCGCCCTTGGCTCTCAACGGGAGATTCGCGTAACGAACGTAGTGGTCTCGCTGCAACTCGCGAAAGGTGGCTTGGCTGGCAGTCTCATCCTGGAGCAGGCCGATCTGCCAGAGTTCCTTGCCCAGCAATTCCGCCCGCGTGTAGCCGAGGAGCTCGGTCATATACGGATTGGAGTCGATGATTTTCCGGCTATCGGGATCGAGTATGAGGATGCCGTCGCGGGCGGCTTCAAAGAGGCGGCGATAACGCAGCTCGGAAAAGCGCATTTCGAGGGAATCGGGGGTTTCGCCGGAGGTGGAAGTAGGGGGAAGGAATACAGGTTTCATGGCACTTGGACAACACGACGCGAGGTCGCGGTGATAAAGTGCGTTATAAAAACCGCTCCTGTATGTGGGGTATA harbors:
- a CDS encoding HAMP domain-containing sensor histidine kinase; this translates as MLYQFLTTHRSEIIARCEAKAVLRGRPSMPVGETNHGVPPFLDQLIETLKIEQSEEPMESYTVSGSAGGAMPDQSEMGATSTLHGRDLSRRGYTVEQVVRDYGDLCQAITDLAVEMKKSIQVNEFRTLNRCLDNGISVAVTEFNYQQASHAADQQEKNVNVRMGMFGHELRNYLNTATLALTMIKLGDVGISGATGGILDRSLVGMRNLIDRSLAEVKIAAGIPLQHERFSLAELIAEVRLSAILEAQAKECALVVGSVDRDLALEADRDLILAAVGNLLQNAFKFTERRTEVTLNAYAVERRILIEVEDSGPGLPPGEAEKMFLPFHQGGENKSGMGLGLTICRRSVEASHGSISARNKPGGGCIFTIDLPRHALAGAS
- a CDS encoding PAS domain S-box protein, which codes for MKPVFLPPTSTSGETPDSLEMRFSELRYRRLFEAARDGILILDPDSRKIIDSNPYMTELLGYTRAELLGKELWQIGLLQDETASQATFRELQRDHYVRYANLPLRAKGGERREVEFVSNIYQEGDHQAVQCNIRDITERKKIDQRLTMLDSCVANLNDLVMITEAGPIHEPGPLIVFVNRAMERLTGYTADESLGRSPRFLHGKNTDGRVLKEIYQAFIQQKHIHRQILTHRKDGSEYWMDVNMAPIFDKAGKCTHFAAIARDITEEKKNAELLLWRTTFFEAQVHSSPDGILVTDNQQQKIIQNQRLTELWGIPPELVSEVDDSRQLAWATSQMRHPEHFGRIWTFRNITDRKRDEEKIAEQVAFMDKARDAIIARDLQGRILFWNKGAEHIYGWTAAEMIGRDKPSGHYADPTRLHLIWQTVLEQGAWSGEVKQLTKEGKPITVDSRWTLIRDNERQPKAVLTINIDITEKKKAEAQYLRAQRMESIGTLAGGIAHDLNNILAPIMMSIEVLKDLVTDPTARRILDTIEASSLRGASIVRQVLSFARGVEGERIPIQIKAVLGDLEAIVRDTFPKDIRLQTSIPQGIWPISGDSTQLYQVFLNLCVNARDAMPDGGHLTITVENCELDEHYARMSPPAQAGRYVKITIIDTGSGIPPDVIDKIFEPFFTTKDFSKGTGLGLSTVLGIVKSHLGILNVHSTPGRGTTFIIHLPAITTGDAATQSAAAMVAIPRGNGEIILLIDDEPSIITVTTQTLQTYGYRVISATNGAEAIAAYAQHRGDIALVLTDMMMPIMDGAATIYALQKINPSVLIIAASGQGSNIGTFRAGQAGIEHFLAKPYSAETMLRQIHQLLHPL